The Methanothermobacter tenebrarum genome has a segment encoding these proteins:
- a CDS encoding hydroxymethylglutaryl-CoA synthase produces the protein MVGIVGYGVYIPLYRIKVEEIAKVWGDDPETIIRGLIVEEKSVPAPDEDTVTISVEAARQALKRGQINPERIGAIYVGSESHPYAVKPTATIVAEAIGATPQLTAADLEFACKAGTAGMQACLGLVKSGVIDYGLAIGADTAQGAPGDALEYTASAGGAAYIIGRKDLIAKIESTYSFTTDTPDFYRREGMPYPRHGGRFTGEPAYFKHVISAAKKIMEKEDLKASDFNYAVFHQPNGKFYLKAAKKLGFKMEQVKPGLLTPMIGNTYSGATPIGLAATLDIAKPGDRILAVSYGSGAGSDAFIITVEDGIEEKRELAPKVREMIKKKVYVDYSLYAKFKEKLKMA, from the coding sequence ATGGTTGGAATTGTTGGATATGGAGTTTACATTCCATTATATCGTATAAAAGTTGAAGAGATAGCGAAGGTCTGGGGAGACGATCCCGAAACGATCATTAGGGGTCTGATAGTTGAGGAGAAATCTGTACCAGCCCCTGATGAGGATACCGTGACTATATCAGTTGAAGCCGCAAGGCAAGCTCTAAAAAGGGGTCAGATAAATCCTGAAAGGATTGGCGCGATCTATGTAGGATCGGAATCGCATCCATATGCGGTGAAACCAACTGCAACGATAGTCGCTGAAGCCATAGGGGCAACACCACAATTAACAGCTGCAGACCTTGAATTCGCATGTAAAGCCGGCACGGCTGGAATGCAAGCATGTCTAGGTTTAGTAAAGAGTGGAGTGATAGATTATGGTCTTGCAATAGGAGCGGACACTGCCCAGGGAGCTCCAGGCGACGCACTAGAATATACAGCCTCGGCAGGTGGCGCCGCATATATCATAGGCAGAAAAGACCTAATAGCAAAGATAGAATCAACCTATAGTTTCACAACTGACACGCCCGATTTTTACAGGAGAGAAGGCATGCCATACCCACGGCACGGTGGCAGATTCACAGGAGAACCAGCCTACTTCAAACATGTGATCTCAGCCGCAAAAAAAATAATGGAAAAAGAAGATCTTAAAGCATCTGATTTTAACTATGCAGTATTCCATCAACCTAACGGTAAATTCTATCTTAAAGCAGCTAAAAAACTAGGCTTTAAAATGGAACAAGTAAAACCAGGACTTTTAACCCCAATGATAGGTAACACTTATTCAGGAGCCACACCAATAGGACTCGCAGCAACACTAGATATAGCCAAACCAGGAGACAGGATACTAGCAGTATCATATGGATCTGGAGCAGGAAGCGACGCCTTCATAATCACAGTAGAAGATGGGATAGAAGAAAAAAGGGAACTCGCACCAAAAGTCCGGGAAATGATAAAAAAGAAAGTCTATGTCGACTACTCATTATATGCAAAATTCAAAGAAAAACTCAAAATGGCCTAA
- a CDS encoding heparan-alpha-glucosaminide N-acetyltransferase, giving the protein MDVLRGIAVLMMITFHLLFDLNYLGMVSLNIQSGILWFFGRLTAFIFIFLVGVSLKLSYMRSILIGYKGLLILKYVKRGLRILSYAFIITIITWLVIGEGYIIFGVLHFIGVAIILSYPLLRHEKLNIPLAILFIVVGLFLLNQRFDISYLFWLGIIPPNFYTLDYFPILPWMGVVSLGIYAGGKLYKDYKRRFHIKDLSRYKIVKFLAFIGRHSLFIYFIHQLIIIAIIFMIRIF; this is encoded by the coding sequence GTGGATGTGCTCCGGGGAATTGCAGTTTTGATGATGATAACCTTCCACTTATTATTTGATCTTAACTATCTGGGGATGGTATCACTTAACATCCAAAGTGGCATTTTATGGTTTTTCGGAAGGTTAACAGCATTCATTTTCATATTCTTGGTGGGAGTGTCACTCAAACTTAGTTATATGCGAAGCATACTCATAGGATATAAAGGTTTGCTCATTTTAAAGTATGTGAAGAGGGGTTTAAGGATACTATCATATGCTTTTATCATCACCATCATAACCTGGCTGGTAATCGGCGAGGGTTATATAATATTTGGGGTTCTGCATTTTATAGGAGTCGCAATAATACTCAGCTACCCTCTCCTACGCCATGAAAAACTAAATATCCCACTAGCTATCTTATTCATAGTAGTTGGTCTTTTCCTCTTAAATCAAAGATTTGATATCAGTTATCTTTTCTGGCTTGGTATCATACCACCAAACTTTTATACACTCGACTATTTTCCTATCCTACCATGGATGGGTGTGGTCTCTCTTGGAATATATGCTGGTGGGAAACTGTACAAGGACTATAAAAGAAGATTCCATATCAAGGACCTTTCAAGGTATAAAATCGTGAAATTTTTAGCATTTATCGGAAGACATTCACTCTTCATATACTTCATCCATCAACTCATCATTATCGCCATTATTTTCATGATCAGAATATTTTAA
- a CDS encoding radical SAM protein — protein MEIILTADETLTTTYRDLPLADFLGCAPPNRIPPILYKIIDTQVPDKNGRLTFAPYSLRKIEAALLREYKKDDIVVAHPRHIKKFIKENTTIVAVTTMDPLGLGPVTMLFTDGGRLPSYTKIKFTSLIKKIDQYRQAKKLDFKIVVGGPGAWQLEAKEDEMEKLGIDHLIIGETEHQIIEIFKEIEEGSAEKIIYTRGWPSIDEIPTIINPSYKGMIEVMRGCGRGCKFCDPNIRKARFYPLEKIIREVEVNRKAGQTSAWLHSEDIFNYMIEDKRRYHPNEDAVINLFEEVLKRVDYANPTHGNVSGALAAPRILEKVAELNNANIHKWVGIQVGLETASPILIEKIGNNKVKPFDANEWPWVLLNGTYAFNKYFWFPAYTTIVGLPGETEDDEIDTARLIITIREKLREELGEKAHFIVVPLSFVPMGLLRDEEFFDVEEQLTQGRLLHIYHAWRHILWEVEHGFKLMKLGIVSSLFSPLIKLGLRFLLKSIEKWAAKNGLNLKKPLEPMDIKIEKF, from the coding sequence TTGGAGATCATCCTAACAGCCGATGAAACCTTAACAACAACCTATAGGGATCTACCCCTTGCAGATTTCCTTGGATGCGCACCCCCAAATAGAATACCCCCAATCCTCTACAAGATCATAGACACCCAAGTACCCGACAAGAATGGTAGACTAACCTTCGCACCATATTCTCTCAGGAAAATCGAAGCAGCACTCCTAAGAGAGTACAAGAAAGACGATATTGTAGTTGCCCATCCAAGACACATAAAAAAATTTATCAAAGAAAATACTACGATAGTTGCCGTAACAACCATGGACCCCCTCGGCCTCGGACCAGTCACAATGTTATTTACAGACGGCGGAAGACTGCCATCATATACAAAAATAAAATTCACATCCTTAATAAAAAAGATAGACCAGTACAGACAGGCAAAGAAACTAGATTTCAAGATTGTTGTCGGAGGCCCTGGAGCCTGGCAATTAGAAGCCAAAGAGGATGAAATGGAAAAACTTGGGATAGACCATCTAATAATAGGCGAGACAGAACATCAGATCATCGAAATCTTCAAGGAGATAGAAGAGGGGAGCGCCGAGAAGATAATCTATACCAGGGGATGGCCATCCATCGATGAGATACCGACCATCATAAACCCTTCATATAAAGGGATGATAGAGGTCATGAGAGGCTGTGGCCGGGGCTGCAAATTCTGCGACCCCAATATCAGGAAAGCCAGATTCTATCCGCTAGAGAAAATAATCAGAGAAGTAGAAGTGAATAGGAAAGCCGGTCAAACTTCGGCGTGGCTCCATAGCGAAGACATATTCAATTATATGATAGAGGATAAAAGGCGTTATCATCCGAACGAAGATGCTGTCATCAATTTATTCGAAGAAGTCTTAAAGAGGGTGGATTATGCGAATCCAACCCATGGGAATGTTAGCGGGGCCCTGGCCGCGCCAAGGATCTTGGAGAAAGTGGCAGAGTTAAACAATGCTAACATACACAAGTGGGTGGGTATACAAGTGGGGTTAGAGACGGCATCTCCCATACTTATAGAGAAGATTGGGAATAACAAGGTGAAGCCCTTTGATGCAAATGAATGGCCATGGGTGCTCTTGAATGGGACTTATGCCTTTAACAAGTACTTCTGGTTCCCAGCTTATACAACTATTGTGGGCTTGCCTGGCGAGACAGAAGATGATGAGATCGACACAGCTAGACTCATAATCACGATAAGGGAGAAGCTCAGGGAAGAATTGGGTGAAAAGGCCCACTTCATAGTCGTGCCTTTATCCTTCGTGCCTATGGGACTTCTAAGGGATGAGGAGTTCTTTGACGTGGAAGAGCAGCTCACCCAGGGCAGGTTATTGCACATTTATCATGCTTGGAGGCACATCCTCTGGGAAGTTGAACATGGCTTCAAGCTCATGAAACTTGGTATCGTTTCATCCTTGTTCTCACCCTTGATAAAGTTGGGTTTAAGATTCTTGTTAAAGAGTATTGAAAAGTGGGCCGCCAAAAATGGTTTAAACTTGAAAAAGCCCTTGGAGCCTATGGATATCAAGATTGAAAAGTTTTAG
- a CDS encoding B12-binding domain-containing radical SAM protein — MRDIIFINPLDKTHVSEMLELQAPPLNLMYLGASLEKASFSVKILDDNLKRWGYEQITKLVEKLNPFIIGVTATTATIKNSLEYIKSIKRILPDVLTIIGGPHPTFLPIDTLKALKELDVVVIGEGEETFTELAEKYEKKGEKGLEEVKGIAYRDQSKIRVNEPRPLIRDLDSLPFPARHLVPFKEYETTKNDQAHIITSRGCIYSCEYCSSSLIMGKKFRARSPENVVDEIEELYDKYKIGEIGFIDDAFVLNKRRAHRIAEEIKERSLDIRWSTSSRVNTINKQLLSNLKSAGLQSIYYGVESGSQRVLDLMNKKITLKQSEDAVKIAKDLEIEVMASFMFGYPGETPAEMDKTIDFSIKLDPDYAQYSILTPFPGTPIYYKLEKRGLIEKDWEKYTVLEPVIKYEKLGLSREIVKRKLLEAYFKFYRRLSYYIKHPHMIKVVLKTLLKSLT, encoded by the coding sequence ATGAGAGACATAATATTCATAAATCCTCTTGACAAGACTCATGTAAGTGAAATGTTAGAGTTACAGGCTCCTCCACTTAATCTAATGTACCTTGGAGCCTCATTAGAGAAGGCATCCTTTTCTGTTAAAATTTTAGATGATAACCTTAAAAGGTGGGGGTATGAGCAAATAACTAAGCTCGTGGAAAAACTCAACCCTTTCATAATAGGTGTTACCGCAACCACAGCAACAATCAAAAATAGTCTAGAATATATCAAATCCATTAAACGCATATTACCAGATGTCCTAACAATCATCGGAGGCCCTCACCCAACATTTTTACCCATAGATACCTTGAAGGCTTTGAAGGAATTAGATGTTGTCGTGATAGGTGAAGGTGAAGAGACTTTCACGGAACTCGCGGAAAAGTATGAGAAAAAGGGCGAGAAGGGATTAGAAGAAGTTAAAGGGATAGCATACCGAGACCAATCCAAGATAAGAGTTAACGAGCCAAGACCCCTCATACGAGACCTTGACAGCCTCCCATTCCCTGCAAGGCACCTTGTACCATTCAAAGAATATGAAACAACAAAGAACGACCAAGCGCATATCATAACAAGCAGAGGATGCATATACTCCTGTGAATATTGTTCATCCTCTCTTATCATGGGTAAAAAATTCAGGGCACGATCCCCTGAAAACGTGGTTGATGAAATAGAAGAACTCTACGACAAATACAAGATCGGAGAGATAGGATTCATAGATGACGCCTTTGTATTAAACAAGCGGAGAGCCCATAGAATAGCGGAGGAGATCAAGGAGAGATCCTTAGACATCAGATGGAGCACATCATCAAGGGTGAACACCATCAACAAGCAACTTTTAAGCAACCTTAAAAGCGCAGGCCTACAATCAATATACTATGGAGTGGAATCAGGCTCACAGCGCGTCCTAGACCTTATGAATAAAAAGATTACATTAAAGCAGTCAGAGGATGCTGTTAAAATCGCGAAGGACCTTGAGATAGAGGTTATGGCATCATTCATGTTCGGATACCCTGGGGAGACGCCAGCTGAAATGGATAAGACAATAGACTTCTCCATCAAACTCGACCCAGATTATGCACAATACTCTATTCTAACACCATTCCCAGGGACGCCCATCTACTACAAACTAGAAAAGAGGGGGCTCATCGAAAAAGACTGGGAAAAGTATACAGTACTTGAGCCAGTTATAAAATATGAAAAGCTGGGTCTTAGCAGAGAAATTGTGAAGAGAAAACTACTAGAAGCCTACTTCAAATTCTATAGGAGACTATCCTATTATATTAAACATCCCCACATGATCAAAGTTGTATTGAAAACCCTCCTCAAAAGCCTAACATAA
- the uvrA gene encoding excinuclease ABC subunit UvrA encodes MGKNIVIKGAREHNLQNINLKLPRGKFIVITGISGSGKSSLAFDTIYAEGQRRYVESLSAYARQFLGQMKKPDVDYIEGLSPAISIDQKATKMNPRSTVGTITEIYDYLRLLFARIGKPHCYICGKEISQQTSTQIVERILEEEDGTRIYILAPIIKDRKGEHKKVLEKLKKEGYARVRVDGEIRDLEEDFDLEKNRKHTIEVVVDRLIIRSDTNFRKRLADSIETSLELGEGTLIILYLDKMEEKVFSEHFACTDCGINFEEISPRMFSFNSPHGACPECNGLGSKLEIDPNLVVPKPELSLNQGAIIPWSKSLKKENYYYQMLKAVAKHYKFSMDTPFKDLAPEHQKIILYGSQDRIQFVFKRKNRKYRVNRRFEGVIPRLERIYLETKSNYMRKYIGEFMSNRPCPACNGSRLRPESLAVTINGKSIHEITEMSIKEALEFFERLKLTPREEHIAKDVLREIKERLKFLVDVGLEYLTLSRSSGTLAGGEAQRIRLATQIGSRLVGVLYILDEPTIGLHQRDNIRLINTLKKLRDLGNTLIVVEHDPETILSADYIVDIGPGAGEHGGRIIATGTPADIMENKDSLTGAYLSGRKTIPTPPKRRQKNKYITIKGASENNLKNIDVKIPLGVFTCVTGVSGSGKSTLVNEILYKGLYQRLNNKHMNPGKHKDIEGAHYLDKVVIIDQSPIGRTPRSNPATYTGVFTHIRELFAQTAEAKKRGYKPGRFSFNVKGGRCEACNGDGIIKIEMHFLADVYIPCEVCKGKRYNEETLQIRYKGKNIAEILDMTVEEALDFFHNIPSAKNKLQTLYDVGLGYIKLGQPATTLSGGEAQRVKLAKELSRKSTGKTLYILDEPTTGLHFDDIKKLLDVLNRLVDAGNTVVVIEHNLDVIKMADHIIDLGPEGGEEGGRIVAEGTPEEVAESGTYTGKFLKKVIGATKPSLEATIIEADKVKN; translated from the coding sequence ATGGGAAAGAATATCGTGATCAAAGGTGCCAGGGAGCACAACCTCCAAAATATAAATCTCAAACTCCCAAGGGGCAAATTCATCGTTATAACCGGGATAAGCGGGTCAGGGAAATCATCACTCGCATTCGACACAATATACGCAGAAGGGCAACGAAGATATGTTGAATCCCTATCAGCATATGCAAGACAATTCCTAGGACAGATGAAAAAACCAGACGTAGACTATATAGAGGGACTGTCACCAGCCATATCCATAGACCAGAAAGCAACTAAGATGAACCCAAGATCCACCGTAGGGACAATAACAGAAATATACGATTACCTCAGATTACTCTTTGCACGTATAGGCAAACCACATTGTTACATCTGCGGAAAAGAGATCTCACAACAAACCTCCACACAGATAGTTGAGAGGATACTTGAAGAAGAAGACGGTACAAGAATCTACATCCTAGCCCCAATAATAAAAGACAGAAAAGGAGAACACAAGAAAGTCCTGGAAAAACTCAAAAAGGAAGGTTATGCAAGAGTCCGAGTAGACGGTGAAATACGCGATCTAGAAGAAGATTTCGACCTTGAAAAAAACCGTAAGCATACAATAGAAGTTGTAGTGGACAGGCTCATAATACGCTCAGATACAAACTTCAGAAAAAGACTAGCAGACTCCATCGAAACAAGCCTAGAATTAGGCGAAGGCACCCTAATAATCCTATACCTTGATAAAATGGAAGAAAAGGTTTTCAGCGAACACTTCGCATGCACAGACTGTGGCATAAATTTCGAAGAAATCAGCCCAAGGATGTTCTCATTCAACAGTCCACATGGAGCTTGCCCAGAATGCAACGGCCTTGGAAGCAAACTGGAAATCGACCCAAACCTTGTAGTCCCAAAACCAGAACTCTCATTAAACCAGGGAGCCATCATACCATGGAGCAAATCCTTGAAAAAAGAAAACTACTATTATCAGATGCTTAAAGCAGTAGCCAAACATTATAAATTTAGTATGGACACGCCATTCAAAGATCTCGCCCCAGAACACCAAAAAATCATATTATACGGCTCCCAGGATAGAATACAATTCGTATTCAAAAGAAAGAATAGGAAATATCGGGTCAATAGAAGATTCGAGGGTGTTATCCCCCGCCTAGAAAGAATATACTTAGAAACCAAATCCAATTACATGAGAAAATACATTGGAGAGTTCATGAGCAACAGGCCCTGTCCTGCATGTAATGGTAGCAGGCTCCGCCCCGAAAGTCTTGCAGTTACAATCAATGGCAAATCAATCCATGAAATAACTGAAATGTCAATTAAAGAAGCATTAGAGTTCTTCGAGAGACTTAAACTAACACCCAGAGAAGAACACATTGCCAAGGATGTTCTAAGGGAGATAAAAGAACGTCTAAAATTCCTAGTAGATGTAGGATTAGAATATTTGACATTAAGCAGGTCATCAGGGACGCTCGCAGGTGGAGAAGCCCAAAGGATCAGACTAGCCACGCAAATAGGCTCAAGGCTCGTTGGAGTGCTCTACATTCTAGATGAGCCGACCATAGGCCTCCACCAACGAGACAACATCCGATTAATCAACACCCTTAAAAAACTCAGAGACCTTGGGAACACTTTGATAGTAGTTGAACACGACCCTGAAACCATACTATCCGCTGATTATATTGTTGATATTGGTCCAGGGGCTGGTGAACATGGAGGACGCATAATAGCAACAGGAACCCCCGCGGATATAATGGAAAACAAGGATTCGCTCACAGGAGCATACCTATCAGGCCGGAAGACAATACCAACACCCCCTAAAAGAAGACAGAAAAACAAATACATCACCATAAAAGGGGCTAGTGAAAACAACTTGAAAAATATCGACGTTAAAATACCATTAGGAGTATTCACATGTGTTACGGGCGTTTCAGGTTCCGGTAAGAGCACCCTAGTGAATGAAATCCTCTACAAGGGCCTCTATCAGAGACTGAACAACAAGCACATGAATCCTGGTAAACACAAGGACATAGAAGGTGCACATTATCTAGACAAAGTCGTGATAATAGACCAGTCCCCTATTGGGCGTACACCCCGTTCTAACCCTGCAACATATACTGGAGTATTCACACATATAAGAGAACTTTTCGCCCAAACAGCCGAGGCGAAAAAAAGAGGATACAAGCCTGGCAGATTCAGTTTCAACGTTAAAGGGGGTAGATGCGAAGCCTGTAACGGTGATGGGATCATAAAAATAGAAATGCATTTCCTAGCTGATGTTTACATCCCATGCGAAGTGTGTAAAGGTAAAAGATACAATGAGGAGACGCTACAGATCAGATACAAGGGTAAAAACATTGCCGAAATACTTGACATGACCGTGGAAGAAGCATTAGATTTCTTCCATAACATACCATCAGCCAAGAATAAACTCCAAACATTATATGATGTCGGCCTAGGCTATATAAAATTGGGACAACCCGCAACAACATTATCTGGCGGCGAAGCACAAAGAGTCAAACTTGCAAAAGAACTAAGCAGAAAAAGCACAGGCAAGACACTATACATATTAGATGAGCCTACCACAGGCTTGCACTTCGATGATATAAAAAAGCTTCTAGACGTGCTAAATCGGCTCGTAGATGCGGGGAACACCGTGGTGGTCATAGAACATAATCTAGATGTTATTAAAATGGCCGATCATATAATAGACCTTGGACCGGAAGGAGGTGAAGAAGGGGGTAGGATAGTCGCGGAAGGAACACCTGAAGAGGTTGCAGAGTCAGGAACATACACCGGAAAATTCCTAAAAAAAGTGATAGGAGCCACAAAACCCTCATTGGAGGCAACAATCATAGAAGCAGATAAAGTCAAAAACTAA
- the uvrB gene encoding excinuclease ABC subunit UvrB, which yields MMKFRLKSNFEPRGDQPKAIKALVDGIKEGLREQTLLGVTGSGKTFTIANVIEEVQKPTLVISHNKTLAAQLYEEFREFFPDNAVEYFVSYYDYYQPEAYIPQTDTYIDKEASINDEIDLMRHSTTQSLLTRDDVIVVSSVSCIYGIGAPWDYGESALSLSVGSQLDREEVLSELVHMQYERNDIEFDRGQFRVRGDILEVNPVHGMPPIRIEFFGDEIDSISFIHPTKGERIKNLEKVTIFPAKHFIVSEDRMEKAIESIEEELEERLDELRGMGKLLEAQRLEQRTRFDIEMLREMGYCPGIENYSLHLSGRNWGDKPYTLLDYFPEDFLTVIDESHVTIPQIKGMYRGDRSRKETLIEYGFRLPSARENRPLKFKEFQDTIKQIIYVSATPGEYELLRSQKVVEQIIRPTGLVDPKVIVRPVKGQVDDLLDEINNRIKRGERVLVTTLTKRMAEDLTDYYSKMGIKVRYLHSEIDTLERVNIINDLRIGEFHCLIGVNLLREGLDLPEVSLVAVLDADKEGFLRSETSLIQTIGRAARHVKGEVILYADRLTDSVKAAVETTNKRREMQLEYNRKHGITPESAKRSLKVKKEKIGVEDFSNLPEDEVKVIIKDLEEEMREAASNLEFEKAARIRDRILALKNISK from the coding sequence ATGATGAAATTCAGATTAAAATCAAATTTCGAGCCCCGGGGGGACCAACCCAAGGCTATCAAAGCATTAGTTGATGGGATAAAAGAAGGTTTAAGGGAACAGACACTTCTTGGGGTTACAGGGTCTGGTAAAACATTCACGATAGCAAATGTCATAGAGGAGGTTCAAAAGCCCACCCTGGTCATCTCCCATAATAAGACACTAGCCGCCCAATTATACGAAGAATTTAGAGAGTTTTTTCCAGATAATGCCGTGGAATACTTTGTAAGCTATTATGATTATTACCAGCCAGAGGCCTACATCCCACAGACAGACACTTACATAGACAAGGAAGCTTCAATAAACGATGAGATAGATCTGATGAGACATTCAACCACACAATCCCTCCTCACAAGGGATGATGTTATCGTGGTCTCCAGCGTATCCTGTATCTATGGTATAGGAGCCCCATGGGACTACGGCGAATCTGCACTTTCACTCAGCGTGGGATCCCAATTAGATAGGGAGGAAGTCCTATCAGAGCTTGTGCACATGCAATATGAAAGAAATGATATAGAATTCGACAGGGGACAATTCAGAGTTCGCGGGGATATACTAGAGGTTAATCCTGTCCATGGGATGCCCCCAATACGCATAGAATTTTTTGGAGATGAAATAGACTCAATATCATTCATACACCCCACCAAGGGTGAAAGAATAAAAAACCTAGAAAAAGTAACCATATTCCCAGCCAAGCACTTCATAGTATCAGAAGATCGCATGGAAAAGGCCATAGAGTCCATAGAAGAGGAACTTGAGGAAAGATTAGATGAACTGAGGGGTATGGGGAAACTTTTAGAAGCTCAAAGACTCGAGCAGCGCACAAGGTTTGACATAGAAATGCTAAGGGAAATGGGCTACTGTCCAGGTATCGAAAACTATTCCTTACACCTTAGCGGGCGCAACTGGGGTGATAAGCCCTACACTCTATTAGATTATTTCCCAGAGGATTTCCTAACAGTCATAGACGAATCACATGTTACAATACCACAAATAAAGGGAATGTACAGGGGTGACAGATCACGTAAAGAAACTCTCATCGAATATGGTTTCAGATTACCCTCAGCACGAGAAAACCGTCCACTCAAATTCAAAGAATTCCAAGACACTATAAAACAGATAATATATGTGTCGGCAACCCCCGGAGAATATGAACTTTTAAGGAGCCAAAAGGTTGTTGAACAGATAATAAGGCCCACAGGACTCGTAGACCCCAAAGTCATAGTAAGACCAGTCAAAGGACAAGTAGATGACCTCCTAGATGAGATAAACAATCGCATTAAAAGGGGTGAGCGCGTACTCGTAACCACACTTACAAAGAGGATGGCAGAAGACCTCACAGATTATTATTCAAAAATGGGTATCAAGGTAAGATACCTACACTCTGAAATAGACACTCTCGAGAGGGTTAACATCATCAACGATCTCCGAATAGGAGAATTCCATTGCCTCATCGGAGTCAACCTACTAAGGGAAGGATTAGACCTGCCAGAAGTTTCCCTAGTAGCTGTACTAGACGCTGACAAGGAAGGCTTCCTAAGATCTGAAACATCACTCATCCAAACAATCGGTAGGGCCGCCCGCCATGTTAAAGGCGAAGTCATATTATATGCCGACAGACTCACAGACTCAGTAAAGGCAGCGGTAGAAACTACCAACAAGAGGAGGGAAATGCAACTCGAATATAACAGAAAACATGGCATAACCCCAGAGAGTGCTAAGAGAAGCCTCAAAGTCAAAAAGGAGAAGATAGGAGTGGAAGATTTCAGTAATCTTCCAGAGGATGAAGTTAAAGTTATCATAAAAGATCTCGAAGAGGAGATGAGGGAAGCCGCATCAAACCTCGAATTTGAAAAAGCTGCTAGGATCAGGGACCGGATCCTAGCCCTTAAAAACATCTCAAAATAA